A part of Brachybacterium faecium DSM 4810 genomic DNA contains:
- a CDS encoding glycosidase (PFAM: Alpha amylase, catalytic domain) has product MSETTDLTGLGAGIGRIPIMDVQPVVDGGRFPARCVEGETVTVSANAFREGHDAMGVQLVLAAPDGREQRQALHAVNPGLDLWQTTIRPETTGHWSFRLEAYSAPYETWAHTAEVKIPAGIDPDLVCAEGAQVLARVLAEIDEGTRPAADGPVVRAALESLRSPGLSPSARVAPALAADLRGILAERPLRDGVTTAGPYSLIVQRERALYGSWYEFFPRSEGAHFDPEHGWTSGTLRTAARSLDRIAQMGFDVAYLTPIHPIGTTFRKGRNNSLDPQPGDPGSPYAIGSPEGGHDAIHPELGTMEDFDAFVARAQELGIEVAMDIALQCSPDHPWVAEHPEWFTVRADGTIAYAENPPKKYQDIYPLSFDTDYEGLYAAIRDMLEHWIAHGVTLFRVDNPHTKPARFWEELLAEFDRTHPEVIFLAEAFTRPTMMHTLGKVGFHQSYTYFTWRESAEELREYLEELVEAAPYMRPSFWPTTHDILTPYMSTGGRSAFVLRAILAATLVPTWGIYSGYELVEDVPRPGAQEQIDNEKYEFKPRDYAGALARGESLEPLLASLNGIRRDHPALQTLTPIRFHEAGDEQVLVFSKHLDAAASGTGAPDTVLVVSLTEHDRDAQTTLDLDLDALEVGESFEVEDLLTGERYSWGRDPFVILSAADRPAHILRIIRPEES; this is encoded by the coding sequence CGCCCGACGGCCGGGAGCAGCGGCAGGCGCTGCACGCGGTGAATCCTGGCCTCGACCTCTGGCAGACCACCATCCGCCCCGAGACCACCGGGCACTGGAGCTTCCGCCTCGAGGCGTACTCCGCCCCGTACGAGACCTGGGCCCACACCGCCGAGGTGAAGATCCCCGCCGGCATCGACCCGGACCTGGTGTGCGCCGAGGGCGCCCAGGTGCTGGCCCGCGTGCTCGCCGAGATCGACGAGGGCACGCGACCGGCGGCCGACGGCCCGGTGGTGCGCGCCGCGCTCGAGAGCCTGCGCTCCCCCGGTCTCTCTCCGAGCGCCCGCGTCGCCCCGGCGCTGGCCGCGGATCTGCGCGGCATCCTCGCCGAACGTCCGCTGCGCGACGGGGTCACCACCGCAGGGCCGTACTCGCTGATCGTCCAGCGGGAGCGGGCGCTGTACGGCTCGTGGTACGAGTTCTTCCCCCGCTCCGAGGGCGCGCACTTCGATCCCGAGCACGGCTGGACCTCCGGCACGCTCCGCACCGCCGCCCGCTCCCTGGACCGGATCGCGCAGATGGGCTTCGACGTCGCCTACCTCACCCCGATCCATCCCATCGGCACGACCTTCCGCAAGGGCCGCAACAACTCCCTGGACCCGCAGCCCGGGGACCCGGGCTCGCCCTACGCGATCGGCTCCCCGGAGGGCGGGCACGACGCGATCCATCCCGAGCTGGGCACCATGGAGGACTTCGACGCCTTCGTGGCCCGGGCGCAGGAGCTCGGGATCGAAGTCGCGATGGACATCGCGCTGCAGTGCTCCCCCGACCATCCCTGGGTCGCCGAGCACCCCGAGTGGTTCACGGTGCGCGCCGACGGCACGATCGCATACGCCGAGAACCCGCCGAAGAAGTACCAGGACATCTACCCGCTGAGCTTCGACACGGACTACGAGGGCCTGTACGCCGCGATCCGGGACATGCTCGAGCACTGGATCGCCCACGGGGTGACCCTCTTCCGGGTCGACAACCCGCACACCAAGCCGGCGCGCTTCTGGGAGGAGCTGCTGGCCGAGTTCGACCGCACCCACCCCGAGGTGATCTTCCTGGCGGAGGCCTTCACGCGGCCCACGATGATGCACACCCTCGGCAAGGTGGGCTTCCACCAGTCCTACACCTACTTCACCTGGCGCGAGAGCGCCGAAGAGCTGCGCGAATACCTCGAGGAGCTGGTGGAGGCCGCCCCGTACATGCGGCCCAGCTTCTGGCCCACCACCCACGACATCCTCACCCCGTACATGAGCACCGGCGGCCGCAGCGCCTTCGTGCTCCGCGCGATCCTCGCCGCCACACTGGTCCCCACCTGGGGGATCTACAGCGGCTACGAGCTGGTCGAGGACGTCCCGCGGCCCGGCGCGCAGGAGCAGATCGACAACGAGAAGTACGAGTTCAAGCCCCGCGACTACGCCGGCGCGCTCGCCCGCGGCGAGAGCCTCGAGCCGCTGCTGGCGAGCCTGAACGGCATCCGGCGCGACCACCCCGCGCTGCAGACCCTCACCCCGATCCGCTTCCACGAGGCCGGCGACGAGCAGGTGCTGGTCTTCTCCAAGCATCTCGATGCGGCCGCGAGCGGCACCGGCGCCCCCGACACGGTGCTGGTGGTCTCGCTCACCGAGCACGACCGCGATGCGCAGACCACCCTCGATCTCGACCTCGACGCGCTCGAGGTGGGCGAGAGCTTCGAGGTCGAGGACCTGCTCACCGGTGAGCGGTACAGCTGGGGCCGCGACCCCTTCGTGATCCTGAGCGCGGCCGATCGGCCCGCCCACATCCTGCGGATCATCCGCCCAGAGGAGAGCTGA